In Channa argus isolate prfri chromosome 23, Channa argus male v1.0, whole genome shotgun sequence, the following are encoded in one genomic region:
- the abcb6a gene encoding ATP-binding cassette sub-family B member 6 isoform X2, which yields MVLIQSFCEFNSSISHTWVDEGISPCFYFTLVPTILLTMSFFLGTLHCIFYRKYGTAMEPKFIPRSCFYRLQQFLSVLVLVQFLGGLVWQAASGAELPGYVVLYGCFSVLSWAWAIALLHVERRRVLVMDRSSGHSTVLLLFWAVAFSAENLAFISWYSPHWWWGLENNQQQVLFALWLIRYIGIGLLFFIGLKAPGLPRRPYMLLINEDERDVENSGQNLLGRTDDNQSTWQGFRKKVRLLIPYIWPQGNIFLQLLVLFCLGLVGVERAINVFVPIYYKNIVNELTDGSSWHTLATTVCIYVLFKFLQGGGAGASGFVSNIRSFLWIRVQQFTDRVVQVRLFAHLHALSLRWHLSRKTGDVLRSIDRGTSSINSLLSYIVFSILPTIADIVISIIYFITNFNAWFGLIIFICMTLYLTLTVIITEWRTKYRREMNQQDNIAKSKAVDSLLNFETVKYYNAENYEVSRFEDAILKYQLSEWKTQASLAFLNQTQNIIIGSGLLAGSLLCAYFVTEGKFQVGPSGSGKSTIIRLLFRFYDVQGGCIRIDGQDISKVKQTSLRAHIGVVPQDTVLFNDTIRNNIRYGRISASDQEVEEAAIAADIHEKIITFPEGYDTQVGERGLKLSGGEKQRVAIARTILKAPRLILLDEATSALDTQTERNIQASLAKVCANRTTVVVAHRLSTIIGADQILVISDGRIAERGRHEELLLKGGLYADMWMKQQHAQDSDSSSDTESKDRQSEKLQPPSTSSGHHGN from the exons ATGGTGTTAATCCAGAGCTTCTGTGAATTCAATTCCTCCATCTCCCACACCTGGGTGGATGAAGGTATCTCCCCCTGCTTCTACTTCACACTGGTCCCCACCATCCTGCTCACCATGTCCTTCTTCCTTGGCACCCTCCACTGCATATTCTACCGGAAATATGGCACAGCAATGGAACCCAAGTTCATTCCCCGCTCATGCTTTTATCGTTTGCAGCAGTTTTTATCTGTCCTGGTCCTGGTCCAATTTCTGGGTGGGTTAGTGTGGCAGGCTGCCAGTGGAGCAGAACTCCCTGGCTATGTGGTGTTGTATGGCTGCTTCTCCGTTCTTAGTTGGGCTTGGGCTATAGCCCTGCTCCATGTGGAGAGGCGGAGGGTCCTGGTGATGGACCGGAGTAGTGGGCACAGCACAgttctgctgctgttctggGCCGTTGCGTTCTCAGCTGAGAACCTGGCTTTCATTTCCTGGTACAGTCCTCACTGGTGGTGGGGCCTTGAGAATAATCAACAACAG GTGCTGTTTGCTCTGTGGCTGATCCGGTACATTGGCATCGGGCTGCTCTTTTTCATTGGtctgaaagctccagggctgcCGCGGAGACCATACATGCTACTGATAAACGAAGATGAAAGGGATGTAGAGAATAGTGGACAG AACCTGCTAGGCAGAACAGATGACAACCAGTCTACCTGGCAGGGTTTTAGAAAGAAGGTCCGTCTCCTTATACCCTATATATGGCCACAAGGCAACATCTTCCTCCAGCTGTTGGTCCTGTTTTGTTTAGGCCTGGTGGGAGTCGAGAGGGCCATTAATGTCTTTGTTCCTATTTACTACAAGAATATCG TGAATGAACTGACTGATGGCAGCAGCTGGCACACTTTGGCAACtacagtgtgtatttatgtCCTGTTCAAGTTTCTGCAAGGTGGAGGGGCAG GTGCCTCAGGGTTTGTCAGTAACATACGCTCTTTCCTGTGGATCCGGGTGCAGCAGTTCACTGACCGCGTGGTTCAGGTGCGCCTGTTCGCCCACTTACACGCCCTCTCCCTGCGCTGGCACTTGAGCCGCAAGACTGGTGACGTGCTGAGAAGCATTGACCGTGGAACATCGTCTATTAATAGCTTGCTCAG ctACATTGTTTTCAGCATTCTTCCAACCATTGCTGATATTGTCATTTCCATCATCTACTTCATCACGAATTTCAATGCCTGGTTCGGCCTCATAATCTTTATCTGCATGACTCTTTACCTCA CTCTAACCGTCATCATCACTGAATGGAGGACCAAGTACAGACGAGAGATGAATCAGCAGGACAATATTGCAAAGTCCAAAGCTGTGGACTCCTTGTTAAACTTTGAGACG GTGAAATACTACAATGCAGAGAACTATGAAGTAAGCCGCTTTGAGGACGCCATCTTAAAGTATCAG CTGTCTGAGTGGAAGACCCAGGCATCCCTAGCCTTCCTCAACCAAACACAGAACATCATAATCGGATCAGGGCTGCTGGCTGGATCCCTGCTCTGTGCCTATTTTGTGACTGAGGGAAAGTTCCAG GTTGGACCGTCAGGATCTGGGAAGAGCACCATCATTCGTCTGCTTTTCCGCTTCTATGACGTTCAAGGAGGGTGCATTCGCATCGATGGCCAGGACATATCAAAA GTGAAGCAAACATCTTTGCGAGCTCACATCGGTGTTGTTCCACAAGATACTGTTCTTTTCAACGACACCATCCGGAATAACATTCGCTATGGTCGCATATCTGCTAGCGaccaggaggtggaggaggccGCCATAGCTGCTGATATCCATGAGAAAATCATAACTTTCCCTGAAg gTTATGATACACAGGTGGGTGAGAGAGGTCTGAAGCTGAGTggaggagagaaacagagggTGGCCATTGCCAGAACTATCCTCAAAGCACCACGGCTCATCCTCCTGGATgag GCCACATCTGCGCTAGATACTCAAACAGAACGCAACATCCAGGCTTCTTTGGCTAAAGTTTGTGCCAACCGTACAACAGTTGTGGTAGCTCACAG GTTGTCCACCATAATCGGAGCAGACCAAATTCTAGTTATCAGTGATGGACGGATTGCTGAGAGAGGACG ACACGAAGAACTACTACTCAAGGGAGGCCTGTATGCAGACATGTGGATGAAGCAGCAGCATGCCCAGGACTCAGATTCCTCATCAGACACAGAATCCAAAGATCGCCAGTCAGAGAAACTACAACCGCCCTCCACCTCTTCAGGCCATCATGGCAACTGa
- the abcb6a gene encoding ATP-binding cassette sub-family B member 6 isoform X1, which translates to MVLIQSFCEFNSSISHTWVDEGISPCFYFTLVPTILLTMSFFLGTLHCIFYRKYGTAMEPKFIPRSCFYRLQQFLSVLVLVQFLGGLVWQAASGAELPGYVVLYGCFSVLSWAWAIALLHVERRRVLVMDRSSGHSTVLLLFWAVAFSAENLAFISWYSPHWWWGLENNQQQVLFALWLIRYIGIGLLFFIGLKAPGLPRRPYMLLINEDERDVENSGQNLLGRTDDNQSTWQGFRKKVRLLIPYIWPQGNIFLQLLVLFCLGLVGVERAINVFVPIYYKNIVNELTDGSSWHTLATTVCIYVLFKFLQGGGAGASGFVSNIRSFLWIRVQQFTDRVVQVRLFAHLHALSLRWHLSRKTGDVLRSIDRGTSSINSLLSYIVFSILPTIADIVISIIYFITNFNAWFGLIIFICMTLYLTLTVIITEWRTKYRREMNQQDNIAKSKAVDSLLNFETVKYYNAENYEVSRFEDAILKYQLSEWKTQASLAFLNQTQNIIIGSGLLAGSLLCAYFVTEGKFQVGDYVLFGTYIIQLYTPLNWFGTYYRAIQRSFIDMESMFKLFEEEEEVKDEVNAGSLLYKLGKVEFENVYFSYTNGKVILQDVSFSVLPGQTVALVGPSGSGKSTIIRLLFRFYDVQGGCIRIDGQDISKVKQTSLRAHIGVVPQDTVLFNDTIRNNIRYGRISASDQEVEEAAIAADIHEKIITFPEGYDTQVGERGLKLSGGEKQRVAIARTILKAPRLILLDEATSALDTQTERNIQASLAKVCANRTTVVVAHRLSTIIGADQILVISDGRIAERGRHEELLLKGGLYADMWMKQQHAQDSDSSSDTESKDRQSEKLQPPSTSSGHHGN; encoded by the exons ATGGTGTTAATCCAGAGCTTCTGTGAATTCAATTCCTCCATCTCCCACACCTGGGTGGATGAAGGTATCTCCCCCTGCTTCTACTTCACACTGGTCCCCACCATCCTGCTCACCATGTCCTTCTTCCTTGGCACCCTCCACTGCATATTCTACCGGAAATATGGCACAGCAATGGAACCCAAGTTCATTCCCCGCTCATGCTTTTATCGTTTGCAGCAGTTTTTATCTGTCCTGGTCCTGGTCCAATTTCTGGGTGGGTTAGTGTGGCAGGCTGCCAGTGGAGCAGAACTCCCTGGCTATGTGGTGTTGTATGGCTGCTTCTCCGTTCTTAGTTGGGCTTGGGCTATAGCCCTGCTCCATGTGGAGAGGCGGAGGGTCCTGGTGATGGACCGGAGTAGTGGGCACAGCACAgttctgctgctgttctggGCCGTTGCGTTCTCAGCTGAGAACCTGGCTTTCATTTCCTGGTACAGTCCTCACTGGTGGTGGGGCCTTGAGAATAATCAACAACAG GTGCTGTTTGCTCTGTGGCTGATCCGGTACATTGGCATCGGGCTGCTCTTTTTCATTGGtctgaaagctccagggctgcCGCGGAGACCATACATGCTACTGATAAACGAAGATGAAAGGGATGTAGAGAATAGTGGACAG AACCTGCTAGGCAGAACAGATGACAACCAGTCTACCTGGCAGGGTTTTAGAAAGAAGGTCCGTCTCCTTATACCCTATATATGGCCACAAGGCAACATCTTCCTCCAGCTGTTGGTCCTGTTTTGTTTAGGCCTGGTGGGAGTCGAGAGGGCCATTAATGTCTTTGTTCCTATTTACTACAAGAATATCG TGAATGAACTGACTGATGGCAGCAGCTGGCACACTTTGGCAACtacagtgtgtatttatgtCCTGTTCAAGTTTCTGCAAGGTGGAGGGGCAG GTGCCTCAGGGTTTGTCAGTAACATACGCTCTTTCCTGTGGATCCGGGTGCAGCAGTTCACTGACCGCGTGGTTCAGGTGCGCCTGTTCGCCCACTTACACGCCCTCTCCCTGCGCTGGCACTTGAGCCGCAAGACTGGTGACGTGCTGAGAAGCATTGACCGTGGAACATCGTCTATTAATAGCTTGCTCAG ctACATTGTTTTCAGCATTCTTCCAACCATTGCTGATATTGTCATTTCCATCATCTACTTCATCACGAATTTCAATGCCTGGTTCGGCCTCATAATCTTTATCTGCATGACTCTTTACCTCA CTCTAACCGTCATCATCACTGAATGGAGGACCAAGTACAGACGAGAGATGAATCAGCAGGACAATATTGCAAAGTCCAAAGCTGTGGACTCCTTGTTAAACTTTGAGACG GTGAAATACTACAATGCAGAGAACTATGAAGTAAGCCGCTTTGAGGACGCCATCTTAAAGTATCAG CTGTCTGAGTGGAAGACCCAGGCATCCCTAGCCTTCCTCAACCAAACACAGAACATCATAATCGGATCAGGGCTGCTGGCTGGATCCCTGCTCTGTGCCTATTTTGTGACTGAGGGAAAGTTCCAG GTTGGAGATTATGTTCTCTTTGGTACCTATATAATCCAGCTGTACACGCCCCTCAACTGGTTTGGAACCTACTACAG GGCGATTCAAAGGTCTTTCATTGACATGGAAAGCATGTTCAAACTttttgaagaagaagaggag GTAAAGGATGAAGTAAATGCAGGAAGTCTTCTGTACAAACTGGGAAAAGTGGAATTTGAGAACGTTTACTTCAGCTACACAAATGG caAGGTGATCCTTCAGGATGTTTCTTTTAGTGTACTGCCTGGGCAGACAGTCGCCCTG GTTGGACCGTCAGGATCTGGGAAGAGCACCATCATTCGTCTGCTTTTCCGCTTCTATGACGTTCAAGGAGGGTGCATTCGCATCGATGGCCAGGACATATCAAAA GTGAAGCAAACATCTTTGCGAGCTCACATCGGTGTTGTTCCACAAGATACTGTTCTTTTCAACGACACCATCCGGAATAACATTCGCTATGGTCGCATATCTGCTAGCGaccaggaggtggaggaggccGCCATAGCTGCTGATATCCATGAGAAAATCATAACTTTCCCTGAAg gTTATGATACACAGGTGGGTGAGAGAGGTCTGAAGCTGAGTggaggagagaaacagagggTGGCCATTGCCAGAACTATCCTCAAAGCACCACGGCTCATCCTCCTGGATgag GCCACATCTGCGCTAGATACTCAAACAGAACGCAACATCCAGGCTTCTTTGGCTAAAGTTTGTGCCAACCGTACAACAGTTGTGGTAGCTCACAG GTTGTCCACCATAATCGGAGCAGACCAAATTCTAGTTATCAGTGATGGACGGATTGCTGAGAGAGGACG ACACGAAGAACTACTACTCAAGGGAGGCCTGTATGCAGACATGTGGATGAAGCAGCAGCATGCCCAGGACTCAGATTCCTCATCAGACACAGAATCCAAAGATCGCCAGTCAGAGAAACTACAACCGCCCTCCACCTCTTCAGGCCATCATGGCAACTGa